In Lotus japonicus ecotype B-129 chromosome 5, LjGifu_v1.2, one genomic interval encodes:
- the LOC130717315 gene encoding uncharacterized protein LOC130717315, which produces MGKSRKSKTNVTAVSKQNAKDQETQRFEEAQQILNTPNVVTCVKKAEELSRTTGGENKRSISYIPYGRLLSDIFTHNRLVKALFDLGLHDDLAMTIGDPLNGTKLKRMLIIEKVQIEPKEDTSEEIRQKNYPVNDFPLCPPEMPTRRAKRTISKPSDPKGKGILIEKTKKIKAASKSVVFREPVPEPSPERTPEESYEESQSDDSESSMDSSSGNQEEEVPPRKNVKRKAIIEESSDEETEDDVPLVKRQRIQTAQDEEDVEQDDCEIIENVLQVIRESEEAEDSTDSDVEPIGKRLKLPLKGPLQKKESGPQQTSEKISEVQRERRSKTASDPARTARPTRFIPLSESMNSRDLSFTSPEKTATSKQRQVTISEAEHMDESDHSGIEKNHEIDSTPSGQPRTHSSNASSSNATRTPQPVRTLATSFRPQNLIQLIQEFSEEATRRLKWLYQVTDNQFDASFVDGLWSLRKMVRKQSL; this is translated from the exons atgggcaaatcaaggaaatcaaagACAAATGTTACTGCTGTCTCCAAACAAAACGCCAAAGACCAAGAAACTCAGAGATTTGAAGAAGCACAACAAATTCTGAACACACCCAATGTGGTAACCTGCGTCAAGAAAgctgaagaactg tcaagaactactggaGGTGAGAACAAGAGGTCTATTTCTTACATTCCTTATGGAAGGTTACTCTCAGATATCTTCACTCATAATCGACTAGTCAAGGCTCTTTTTGATCTGGGACTTCATGATGATTTGGCTATGACCATTGGAGATCCTCTCAATGGGActaagctgaagagaatgctgATTATTGAGAAAGTTCAGATTGAACCTAAAGAAGACACATCTGAAGAGATTCGTCAGAAGAACTACCCTGTTAATGACTTTCCTCTATG TCCTCCTGAAATGCCAACAAGGAGAGCCAAGAGAACAatcagcaagccttcagatcccaaaggcaaagggattctgatagagaagACCAAGAAGATAAAGGCTGCATCTAAGTCAGTAGTCTTCAGGGAACCAGTTCCAgaaccctctcctgaaagaACTCCAGAAGAGTCATATGAGGAATCTCAATCTGATGATTCTGAAAGCTCTATGGATTCTTCCTCTGgaaaccaagaagaagaagttccACCTAGAAAGAATGTCAAGAGGAAAGCAATTATTGAAGAATCATCTGATGAGGAAACCGaagatgatgttcctctggtaAAAAGGCAAAGAATTCAAACAGctcaagatgaagaagatgttgAGCAGGATGACTGTGAGATCATTGAGAATGTGCTCCAAGTCATAAGGGAAtcagaagaagctgaagattcAACTGATTCAGATGTCGAGCCCATAGGCAAGAGGCtgaaactgcctctgaagggtccacttcagaagaaggagtCAGGACCACAGCAAACATCTGAAAAGATCTctgaagtacaaagagaaaggaGATCAAAGACAGCTTCAGATCCTGCAAGGACTGCCAGACCCACCAGATTCATCCCTCTCAGTGAATCAA TGAACTCACGAGATCTGAGTTTTACCTCTCCTGAGAAGACTGCTACCTCCAAGCAAAGGCAAGTGacgatctctgaagctgagcatatggatgagTCTGACCATTCAGGAATAGAGAAGAACCATGAGATTGATTCTACTCCTTCAGGACAACCCAGAACTCACAGTTCCAATGCTTCAAGCTCAAATGcaaccagaactcctcagcccgTCCGGACCTTGGCAACCTCCTTCCGACCTCAAAATCTCATTCAACTCATTCAAGAGTTCTCTGAAGAGGCAACCAGAAGATTGAAATGgttatatcaggtaactgataatcagtttgatgcttcaTTTGTTGATGGTCTGTGGTCTCTTCGGAAGATGGTCAGAAAGCAGAGCTTATGa